Proteins from one Toxotes jaculatrix isolate fToxJac2 chromosome 13, fToxJac2.pri, whole genome shotgun sequence genomic window:
- the si:ch211-195b13.1 gene encoding STKc_SGK domain-containing protein isoform X2, giving the protein MKTGKKSFIAFIKERKMGLNDFIQKLVSTPHICQHVEVNSLLKIDENQNEEVENDELPESPMCLNSRSSLAEDTQIKPCDFDYLKIIGKGSFGKVLLARHKESTKYYAVKVLQKKIILKKKEQKHIMAERSVLMKNIKHPFLVGLHYSFQTTDKLYFVLDYVNGGELFYHLQRERIFLEPRARFYAAEIASALGYLHSLHIVYRDLKPENILLDSQGHIVLTDFGLCKEGLEPNGTTTTFCGTPEYLAPEVLQKQAYDRTVDWWCLGSVLYEMLYGLPPFYSRNTAEMYNNILHKAPVLKPNVSNAGRELLEGLLQKDRTKRLGVKDDFLELKYHSFFSPINWDDLMAKKITPPFVPSVSGPTDLRHFDPEFTHLPVSSSLCTDTLTVTSSVKEAAGAFPGFSYGPPADHSFM; this is encoded by the exons ATGAAGACCGGCAAGAAATCCTTCATAG CTTTCATCAAGGAGAGAAAAATGGGGCTGAATGACTTCATCCAGAAGCTGGTGTCTACCCCACATATCTGCCAACA tgttgaAGTTAACAGTCTTCTGAAGATTGATGAGAATCAGAATGAGGAGGTGGAAAATGATGAACTTCCTGAAAGTCCG ATGTGCCTAAATTCCAGAAGTTCACTGGCTGAGGACACTCA GATCAAACCCTGTGATTTTGACTACCTCAAAATCATCGGCAAAGGCAGCTTTGGAAAG GTTCTGCTGGCTCGACACAAGGAGTCCACCAAATACTACGCTGTCAAAGTGCTGCAGAAGAAAATCAtcctgaagaagaaagag CAAAAGCATATCATGGCTGAGCGTAGTGTGCTGATGAAGAACATCAAACACCCCTTCCTGGTGGGGCTGCACTACTCTTTCCAGACTACTGACAAACTGTATTTTGTGCTGGACTACGTTAATGGTGGAGAG ctgtTCTACCAtctccagagagagaggatcTTCCTGGAGCCCAGAGCCAGGTTTTACGCTGCTGAAATTGCAAGTGCACTTGGCTACCTCCACTCCCTGCACATTGTGTACAG GGACTTGAAACCCGAGAACATCCTCTTAGACTCACAGGGACATATTGTCCTGACAGACTTTGGTCTCTGCAAAGAAGGCCTTGAGCCCAATGGGACCACAACTACCTTCTGCGGGACACCTGAG TACTTGGCCCCTGAGGTTCTCCAGAAGCAGGCGTACGACCGCACTGTCGACTGGTGGTGCCTGGGATCTGTGCTCTATGAGATGCTCTATGGACTT cctCCGTTCTACAGTCGCAACACAGCTGAGATGTACAACAACATCCTGCACAAGGCTCCGGTGCTCAAGCCCAACGTGTCAAACGCAGGCAGGGAGCTGCTGGAGGGCCTCCTGCAGAAGGACCGCACCAAGAGGCTGGGAGTGAAGGATGATTTT cTTGAACTCAAGTACCATTCCTTCTTTTCTCCAATCAACTGGGATGACCTGATGGCCAAGAAGATCACGCCTCCATTTGTTCCCTCAGTG TCTGGTCCTACAGACCTCCGACACTTTGACCCTGAGTTCACCCACCTGCCCGTGTCCTCCTCCCTGTGCACTGACACCCTGACTGTGACCAGCAGCGTTAAGGAAGCAGCTGGAGCCTTCCCAGGTTTCTCTTACGGGCCTCCGGCAGACCACTCCTTCATGTGA
- the si:ch211-195b13.1 gene encoding STKc_SGK domain-containing protein isoform X1, whose protein sequence is MAVTEAGCDLTYCKMRGIVAVLAAFIKERKMGLNDFIQKLVSTPHICQHVEVNSLLKIDENQNEEVENDELPESPMCLNSRSSLAEDTQIKPCDFDYLKIIGKGSFGKVLLARHKESTKYYAVKVLQKKIILKKKEQKHIMAERSVLMKNIKHPFLVGLHYSFQTTDKLYFVLDYVNGGELFYHLQRERIFLEPRARFYAAEIASALGYLHSLHIVYRDLKPENILLDSQGHIVLTDFGLCKEGLEPNGTTTTFCGTPEYLAPEVLQKQAYDRTVDWWCLGSVLYEMLYGLPPFYSRNTAEMYNNILHKAPVLKPNVSNAGRELLEGLLQKDRTKRLGVKDDFLELKYHSFFSPINWDDLMAKKITPPFVPSVSGPTDLRHFDPEFTHLPVSSSLCTDTLTVTSSVKEAAGAFPGFSYGPPADHSFM, encoded by the exons ATGGCCGTGACTGAAGCTGGATGCGATCTTACTTACTGCAAAATGAGGGGGATTGTAGCCGTTCTTGCCG CTTTCATCAAGGAGAGAAAAATGGGGCTGAATGACTTCATCCAGAAGCTGGTGTCTACCCCACATATCTGCCAACA tgttgaAGTTAACAGTCTTCTGAAGATTGATGAGAATCAGAATGAGGAGGTGGAAAATGATGAACTTCCTGAAAGTCCG ATGTGCCTAAATTCCAGAAGTTCACTGGCTGAGGACACTCA GATCAAACCCTGTGATTTTGACTACCTCAAAATCATCGGCAAAGGCAGCTTTGGAAAG GTTCTGCTGGCTCGACACAAGGAGTCCACCAAATACTACGCTGTCAAAGTGCTGCAGAAGAAAATCAtcctgaagaagaaagag CAAAAGCATATCATGGCTGAGCGTAGTGTGCTGATGAAGAACATCAAACACCCCTTCCTGGTGGGGCTGCACTACTCTTTCCAGACTACTGACAAACTGTATTTTGTGCTGGACTACGTTAATGGTGGAGAG ctgtTCTACCAtctccagagagagaggatcTTCCTGGAGCCCAGAGCCAGGTTTTACGCTGCTGAAATTGCAAGTGCACTTGGCTACCTCCACTCCCTGCACATTGTGTACAG GGACTTGAAACCCGAGAACATCCTCTTAGACTCACAGGGACATATTGTCCTGACAGACTTTGGTCTCTGCAAAGAAGGCCTTGAGCCCAATGGGACCACAACTACCTTCTGCGGGACACCTGAG TACTTGGCCCCTGAGGTTCTCCAGAAGCAGGCGTACGACCGCACTGTCGACTGGTGGTGCCTGGGATCTGTGCTCTATGAGATGCTCTATGGACTT cctCCGTTCTACAGTCGCAACACAGCTGAGATGTACAACAACATCCTGCACAAGGCTCCGGTGCTCAAGCCCAACGTGTCAAACGCAGGCAGGGAGCTGCTGGAGGGCCTCCTGCAGAAGGACCGCACCAAGAGGCTGGGAGTGAAGGATGATTTT cTTGAACTCAAGTACCATTCCTTCTTTTCTCCAATCAACTGGGATGACCTGATGGCCAAGAAGATCACGCCTCCATTTGTTCCCTCAGTG TCTGGTCCTACAGACCTCCGACACTTTGACCCTGAGTTCACCCACCTGCCCGTGTCCTCCTCCCTGTGCACTGACACCCTGACTGTGACCAGCAGCGTTAAGGAAGCAGCTGGAGCCTTCCCAGGTTTCTCTTACGGGCCTCCGGCAGACCACTCCTTCATGTGA